attgctcgtgattccggaatatctcagagcagtgtttggaaaatttggaaacgtaataaatttcatccgtaaacttcatggcgttgatttccaaaaaGGGGTAGCTTttgtcagtgggcacgtgaacaaatacaacaaaatcctaACTTTTTTCGTgatgtattattctctgacgagtcgtcttttacgaaccatggaatagttaatcgacacaacatgcactactggagtattgaaaatccgcagtggcttcgtgaagcCGAACtccagcgtccatggactgtcaacgtaagctgtggaataattggcaacaaactgatcggtccccaCACTATCCaaggcagcttaaatggtccaaaatatcaatacattttggaaaatgaactacCAATATTGCTCGAAGACTTcagcttagaaatacggcagaacatgtggtttcaagATGATGGTTGTTCGGCACACTATTCAGTGGTAGCACGAGAAGTTACTGATCGTGATGtcaatggtcgctggattggtagagACGGTCtgataaattggcctgcaagatcaCCAGATCttgaattacaagtgcatgtgctgaaattcaagaacaTATACTTCTTCGTTGTGTagattcatttgaattacggattaataagtgctTTGAAGCCGAAGGTTATCATtttttgagcacttactttaattaagagatgattccctgagtaccttgaatcgtgagaggcgaggggactcacgttaatcaagcaccccgaatcgcaagaggcaaggggactcacgttaatcaggCACCCCGAAGgaaacagaaaactgctacgtccacgtcgttgttcctgagtTATGCTgaaagtagtagtttgttttaagactaatttcgagtattgcacAATCGtgagcgtgcattctcagtaacagtaaaatgcagaaaaattgaatttcgccgattacagcgccatctataacgaaacgagaaaaatgttttgggcaaatcatacgcattttgaTCCAAAGGAtacgaatatgcaataaaaaataggggttcccatttaaaatttcgaacttGTCCCCGCCCCTACCTCCAGGGGGCGGTATGTaatcctcagagtgattaaattttgattggttacattttttcatagagtgcctatctttcgagatatttggaagtttcaagttaaaaaaagcaCTTTGTATATTCCCAGCTGGAGCCTatctttcttttaatatttaaaagtatgctgaaaaataagtatcaagaatttctaaaaaaaagtcgttatttttccatttttttaaattttctttgtgttaattaaaagaaaaaaatttccacgctgaataaaaaaataaaatcccgaataCCTATGCTCGTTCGGAAAATActgcattttaaataactttctgTCCATTTTTGAGAACTCGCATTTAACCAtcgaaatattgtaaaaaatacaagtttattttaTAAGCTTTGGATTACTtgttcctttatttttttaaacaatgatatatACAAATACCAAATCATGATTCGAAATGGAATTGGTCAAAAGTCTTCCTGTTTTTATATCACAAATATATCATTTGCGTTCTACAGAAAAAtggacataaattaaaaataaacttcaaacatttatttgggttttatttaaaattattagaagaaaaaacatattttcgcaTATATTTACAAGGGAAATGATTTGGTTTTTGTACCTAAGCAAGGTGAAGTTTTGCATAATCCGAAATGTGCAAAATTCCGTGTTCTGGAGAAACTATATGTAAACCATCTCCATTGACTCTTGGATTTATTCTCGCAGTATGAAGTTCTGCAATTTGAGTACTACAGGCAGCCGCTGGGTCTCCACTCGCTGACAAGAACCCTTGCCAGAAACAGTtgccttgaaaaataataattaaaattagtatttataataTGTTATACTACatttattttgagattttttaaaattctgacctGGTAAAGAATTACCATCAGCTGCGTAAGTTACGACCAGAAGTTTTTTGGCATCAACCGATCCAATGAGCCTACTGTGAGGTTCCCTCAtggcaaaatgaatttttatatctgaaaaaaattaatatgatcgtattcaagttataaaaaaaaataaatgttattcttTTCCTTCgtcttatatttataataaagagcAAGAATATTGTTTAAAGCATACCTCCAAGGTAGTCCCCGTCTCCAACATCGCCACACTTTTGAGATCTTAAGTATGAAAACATGATATCCGAAACatactttaactttttattcatcttcttgattgcgATTTCGAAcgtttttaggaaataaatttcctGGTGTTGCATAATTTTCCAAACCCCtgtaaaaaggattatttttttaagttttatagctatttcaattatataatttcataataaattcgcCATGCAGTATGCCAtgcaaaacattatttaattaattcgcAAACATTAATAAGAGTAACTTTACGAtaatattttttgaccaaatataaAATAGAGTTTGAACGTAAATACAAGTCATTAATCAAGGGAATTAAGAAAACACCGTGtcaattaattaactaattatataaaaacGATAAACATCAATTTAAGCAATTAGCGAAATATACTTTTGTCAAATTTACCGAGTCCAAATCCAACAACGTGTACGAAAGCAGTGGTATTTTGTTTTTCAGCTCGGGTATTCGCTTCTAGTAAAATTATCTCAACAGATAATAAAGTTCTTTTCATGTAATTTTCGATGTCGAAAATAAGTTGATTTCTTATGAGAATGTATCTTTTATTATCCTCTGATTTTAATTTCCTCATCGCTTCTTCATAAAGTGGATGGTACTCTTCTCCATAAAATTTGGCCCATACTACTCTTAATCCACGATTTTCTTCTGTGGTTCCATCAATATCCGGGCCATATCTAAACAAATCAATGACCGAAGAATTGATTTATATATGCCCTAATTTAAtgcatatttgaatatttaaatattttccttacCCATTATCCATATTATTCTGTAAAGGAGTAATTAGTGCGTCCTGATATTCCATAACTTGTGACCTCTCAAacctaagaaaatatttattattagaaaaactaGATCACCTccttattgataaattttctgaattaattgGATATAAAAAATAACCTGCTTCCCACGGGTCCCATTATAACTCCTCTGGGTTGGACAGCTTTAGGATCAGGAGACACTACTCCTCTGTTCTCTCGGGAACCATCATTAATAAATTCTGTGTGAGAAGACAGAACCATCATAGCTGACAATTTAATTTCATCATATGACAACACTTTTGCAAGCACCTGGAAAATATAAAAGATTGATAACAGATATAGCTTGCaattttgattattaataattctttgtaAGTGCTGTAAGCCTcacagtgttttttttttttttttgaataataaacttaaaacgatatttagttaaatatatattatgtatttataccagaaaatttcattaaaaatgtcaaCACTACCCCTATACTGATGAGTTATACTCCTAACTATACAGTTTCGTTGACCACACCCACTTTGTTGATAATGTCCCATACAGTGTTTTCGTAAGCTAATAAAATCAAACCAatgtcttaataaaaaatattaaatgtcatAATTGAGACTGATCACGTTCACTTTCATCCACCAAACCCATTGCTTACTTCGACGCCGGAAACTAGTATAGTCACATcccaaaataaacaatttcgttgacTACGCccgctttttataaaaaaatcctcCTTTATAATGTTTTCTAAAGTTAATAAACTTGAAAAGatgttacaataataaatattgcaTGCCGCTACTAAAACTAAACACATCCAGTTTCTGTTACTCATGCCCTATCCCAGCATCCACACCCATGAACAAGGCCGTGGCTAGAAAAAATTTTCGGGGTGGGGGATACAAAGCAGGAAAAATTTCGGAGAGGGGATATGCAGCAGCACACAGGAAagtatatgtatattatgtaaatgtttcaagaatttctggggggggggtcaaaccCCCATGACCACCCTCTGGCTAAGGCCTTGTCCGTGACTACGCACACTGATTAGTCACATACATAATTACGCAATTTCGTTGATCAAGTTGACTTCGTTTCGTAACGCCCCTTAACCAAGTCAACTTTTGTTGAGCTACGATTTGTAACATCCTTTTCCCCATTCATGCCCTCAATCATACCCAGCTTAATTAGCAAGGCCCTAAGACCCACCCTTATCATTATCCATTTTCACAGACAGTGCCCTTATCCATGCTCTTTAGCTATACTAAATTATATTAACTACGCTTCTTAGCCACTCACGTCGTTcttagacaactttttttggcTATACTACTTAGCAACATCCTTCACcacatatatttttcttaaatcctttTGTTAACCATGCTACTTCTTAGAAAACGACGTCTCTTATACACATTTTTGAGGTCACGCCCCATTGGTCACACACATTTTTCCTACACTAAACTCCTTAAAGACGTTAAGTTACTCATAGTTTAATGAGAAACTGCAATTTATAACACCCATATTTGTTAAAGGAAGACTTGGAAAAGGGTTTCGTGTTTTGAcagatcactcttctgtgaccagtcactgaCGAGTATTTTTTTGGAGGGAAAGCTGGAAAAGGTTTCGAGATCTGagcaatcactcttctgtgaccagataTCAAGAAGGATATTTTTAAGGGAGAGCTAAAAAAGGCTTCGAGATCTGATAGATCGCGAGACGTCAATACCGTAATcataaagaacaattttcataccAGTGGTTCTTTTTCAACCTCAGTGCCAACAGATTCCCAACCACCATCTCCACGAGTTTTATCTATGAGCATATAACTATCGCATGGGTTCAAGAAGCAAACAGCCCTTTTTTCCAAAAGacgttgaataaattgaatgagGCCCATATTTTTGTACATCGCCTTTTCGACACCACTTCCATATTGTCTTTTGTACTTTAACCATCCAGCAATCAGAGGAAGCATTCCTTCGTGAATTAAGGGATATACTGAATTTGCGTTcatctatattaaaaaataaaatagtattaaattaaTACAATTACGAGtgggaaattaaatttagttaacTTGATATAAAGAAAAGAGGGTTGTTCGAACCTCTAAGATATCAGTGCCAATTCCTCTACTGTTTAGAGCAAAACATCGAGGGGTGTTAATTGGAAATGAAATAGGAAAAGAATCGCTTCGCTTTATCAGTTCAGCCAAGGTTGTTTGCGGTGATATCGAGACCTTTAGACAATCTCGTAGCAAAACTTTGGTCTCTTCATCGAAGGGTACTCCATTTGGTGCACCTAAAGTGTTTTCCCATGAGATTTCCGGAGGTTCTCTCATCGTGACTGGCATTTGAGTTTCCTCCTGTTCACTTTCGCTCTGATGAAcaaagaaattgtaaaataaaaaacactataTAAAATCCAACTCAGCATTTAGAGGTAAAACAAAAGCCAACTTCCAAGCTGAAGTATTGCTAAACTGAGGAAAGAGAAGTTTGATTAGATAAAGTAATCCAGTTTCGAGAAAATAGGCGTGTAATTTGACAATCTCATGCTTACAAACTGACCACAAAATAAAGCAAGCTCGGCTACGGattgctataaaaaatataatcttccgcttaaataagaaatagaaaaatatactCCAGGGATATTCATCTTTAGAATGGAAAAGTTGCGTAAATTGGTTGAAATATGATgttcttaataaaaattgaactgcactAAATCGAAGAATTATGTgttttacatacaattttttttcgatgcaCATTTGTTTTAGGTTAGGTTTATAGTATGTTGAGAATTCCTTTAGAAATTCAAACggttggttaaaatttcatgtattttgtgaaaaatctttgtttcttgttgcggaaaattaatctcttcagcggaaaattaagattttatatgaaaattgattttcttaaccaaaaattaatttttagaacttaaaatttaactattccaactTTTATTGAGTACAATGTTTTTTATAGACCTTCAATCTTCTTTGATGAAGATTTATGTTTTAAGTAGAAAACTTATatacattagttgaaaattaatgtctttactgaaaattgaactattttattttaagtacaaaatttatatttgtcacGTACAATGTGACTTTTTAgttgatttgttttatttttatagtaaatcaaTGGTgggattggaaattcaaatataaagttaaaaatgatttttttttaaatattcaatattaatattatgttgAACAGTTATTTCTTTAAGCACAAATGAAGCTGTTTCGATAACAacttcttcttagttaaaaatttattttactcataTTTTACCTATTGTAAGGTATTAAGAACTATGTACAGGGGCATCTTCATACTTTACGCCTTTAAAGTTGccttcggatcggccattcgatcAAGTCCCTGCATCtccggatcaagtttatcatagtttccatggttgcgttcgaaacttcaaatggatacaagggtgaaaaaataggttattttatgtagtaattacaaataataaaagtctttaattaataatgaaatcagagatgtggactgagaagtaaaggtaaattttttcctgtgccaataatattatggaatggctgctgagtgacaaaaattataaaataataatattctgcgcttccagtgggcgaagagtgaaatgtgtttaacgcttatttgagGCATAAaatgtatgttatgaatagacagaatatgttttaaataaagtgaataatatattacatgcgtaaactttaaattgacattatcaaattttacttacagcgattagggcaagtAGGTGAACCTGAAGATAACATCGGAATAATGACCGATCGGCCCGgcaagtttattatactttcgattgattattctttaccaaactaatgtttggtggttttgtatgtttattactgacagtgtcagcagtaataatttaactgataattacttattatcaatttaacaatcattacttattaaccATTTTAATGATGTATNNNNNNNNNNAAAAGCAAACAGCATGCAATCTTCTTGTTACATGATTGGAAGGTTCGCGCAATTTTGCAGCGAGGTTTATGCGAAGTGCACCGTTCACTGAGCAAGTGTTTTAAAGCtgtctattttgtagaatttattttttggacagagacatttacaaatttttaaaagaaaaatctgtccaggTTCGATTttgacagcttttaaaataatgagttaagttgttatcttttttaattatgataccattcactttacaatgcATGAttcgaaaatcatttattttaagattttttcgttctagaattttattttcaagctgaCATGTTTTATTCAAAGAGTTTCAAAATGTAAGCTTGAAGACTTAAacacttaaaaatgaaaataattttaagtggaaagtttttgataaaaagcgtTCAACTTTTACcattaattacttattaaaatattttgaagttctaaaaaaaacttcagaaataattttatattggaacaaatttcaaacaatgtaCAGATTTCTGAAGATTCGGAAataccgtgaaaaatgtttgcgaaccgagaaatATACGGGAAATaaccggtaatttttttcttcgattaagatggccaccctgatatatgtaccaaaatgtcaaaattacaacaacaaaatttattaaggCGAAACACCAACAGAAATGATTCAAACCGTCTTGATTTTTTATGGTTTGGCGAGTCCCGAGATTGTACGAAGGAGATACAGGGTACCCCCGAAACGGCTTCTATAGCTGGACTGCAGTGTTAATTCATTGAAATGATACGTGTTTTAGGTCGCTGAAAATGAAACTTAATGCACAATAAACAGTGACATAGCTACTGCCAGGATGGCCAGATGGGTTGTCTAGGGCCTCCACATCAGGGGCCCCCAAAAATATGGTTTCGTCGCCTATATCTTTATATTTTAcggaatgatttagtctcagagatattgagagagatttgggtccttttcaaggatCTTTAAAagatccttttaagagtgatgcgacagTCATCTAATGGTTCTTgggtattcgtcacgtaccggtcgGGCAGAGTTATTGACattagttggccgtcgctaacccgactctcccttttaaatttatctacaaattattaagacttttttttaattgattaattttctcattagacgtatttacaattataacttatatactaatatacaactctcgagttaaattaaaaaatttggtcttttttggcatatctcattccatttacgagaaacgttgtattaattccaattttaaaaattaaaaaaaaagttaaatacctgaaatcatcgaaacccgtggATTACGAATTATTATGTCTTAGGCTGTttgctatgaaattaaaaaaaattaatttctaaatttcaatctgaaagcttaacaaagaagctttgagtgtcggctactctattgagatagtcTCTCTCTAGTAGCAAGATAAATGCAGACTGGCGCCAGCTGGGCGCCAGAAAAAGAAGAATCTGTTTGCAGCCTGACGACCGGCTGGTTCCGCTTTGACGTGATGTTCTGCCACTAGAGTCTGGTATAGTAGATCCTGTCCCAGACTGGTCATGATATACAccagacaaaattaaaataacgtaaaatgGTACTAAATATCTTTCTGTAATAGTTTTACGCTGTATTTCAGTCTTTTCTGGGAGAGTATACTGCGAAGACGTCACAACATTTCAGGAgacactgaaatatttaaaatataacctCTGGTcatcttcttattattattattaacgttGTCTTAATACTGGCTGTTTCCTTGTATATCCTGCCATGACCAAGTGAGGGGAGTGTAAACCCCACGTAATCTGGAACATATAGATTGCCGAGCAGGGCTCTCCAGCTCCATCTCGAGGGAGATTGGGCAGTCAGCCCGGTTTTCCGACTTGAAGTGTGACAGGCGGCAATGTTCGAAAATAACATTAAAGAGAAAATAAAGCAATAggaaaataatagatttaaaatttagaaagggacaaagagacaagtttttatatttgtaagttgGTTTccctcaaaaactttaaaattggcGTAATCACCCTAATTGTGGGATTTGCTATAAATTAAGACCTACATTATGGCGGAGGGCATTTTAGAATTTTGGTTAGAGATTTGATAAGATTTATTCTAGGAGTGTTGAATCTGGGACATGCCCAAAGTATATGGTCTAAGTCTTCTTCAATATTAGGGTCAATTGGAAAGCttccagaaaaattatatttttcctatcCAGGCTGGCATTCAAGGCGTAGTGGTTGCTTCTCATGCGACAGAGAGAAACAATCTACACCCTACGAGCCTAAAAGGACTAGAACCAGGGTTTTTACTGTGTTTACAATAATACCGAGTGTACGTGACGCATTTGTTTTCCCCTATTTCTCTAAAATAGTTGTCGTAGTTTTTATCTAAAGTTTCACGagttaaactgaaaaaatcagagaatgGAAGAGAAATATTTAAGACAGTTGCATCTCTGGATGCAGTTTTGGCTGCCAGGTCCGCGGCTTCGTTGCCGGGTATGCCACTGTAGCCAGCAATCCAAACCAAGGAGGCTATACAGTTGAGCTTGTTTAGAATTGCTAACCGGtttctaattatataaattagACAAGAGTTGATGGAGCTAGGACAAGTGGTATCTATACTTTGAAGAGCACCGAGTGAATCTGTGAAAATGACTGGTTTAGGAAAGTGGTGATTTATAATGTAATCTAATATATACTAGATGGCAATAGCTTCTATAGAAAAAATTGAGGCAAAACTAGATATTTTCCGCGAGAGATTTGAATTGGCTCCAGGAACTATGAGAGTGCATTCAGGCACTGCTGCAGAGAATGGCTACAAACCACAGGATCCACAGAGCGACAGATGATGGCAATGTCGTCTGCAAATTCTATTATCAGACAATTTCTAGGGATGACAGTGTGTATTTTTCTAGTGTAGATAGGATAGTTAATGGGGCTAAGGATGCTTCCCTGTGGGAGGCCAGCTGTGCTCAACCTTGGATCCATCAATTGTCCGTTGATCTGGAAGTAAACATTTTTACAGGACGTTGATCTATAAATAAAATGAGCCATCTGTTGGACGACACCAATTTCCTTCAAGTCCTCAATGAGAGTCCGAGGATTAACACTGGGAAATGCTCCCTTCAAATCCAGGAAGAGGCCTGCAACGATCTCTCCATTTGCAAAACCCGAGAGAATCTCGGTTGACAACATGGCGACATTGTCAGCGCAGGATATTCTCTTGCTGAACCCGAATTGATTGGGCGACAGCAGACGGTTGCGCTCCACGCACCAAGAGAGTCTGTTGAATATAAGTTTCTCCATTACCTTAAGTAGGCAGGATGCTAAGGATATTGGACGGAATTTTCCAGGAGTTGATTTTGGAATAAAAAGGACGAGAAATTCATTCCAGGATTTAGGGAAAGATTCAAACTTATAGATTTAATTTGAAGATGTTAAGAAGAATGATTCTGACTTCATTAGGGAATCGTTGAATGATGTTATAGTCAAGTCTATCTAAACCTGGAGAGGATTTGGTTTTCAGTAAGGCTAAGGTAATGGAGAGCTCAGACTCTGTGAAAGGAGCTTCCAGAAATTCGTTTCTCGAAAAGTTATCAGGGAAGGAATCTAAGAACGCAGTTGGAGGGCAAAGATCCTCAGCCAAAGCATGCAAATTTTCAATCGTACTAATGTCTACAGAACAGGAGGCATGTGCAGGCTATGCAaatctatttttgaaacatttgacaACTGCCCAGACCGTTGAGATCGGAGTTGATCTATCTAGGGTCTCACAGCATTTTCTAATATTGATCTTCCGCGCAGTCTTAAGAGCACGCGTGGTATTCGCCTCCATTCTATTGAGATTGATTTCATTCGCATCGTTCCTGAGTCGTCGGAAGGTGGTTAAAGTCGCCTTCCTCTCCTCGACTGCTGCGTCATGGGTTTCATCCCACCACGGGGCAGGAAAAAAACGCCTCCCCAGAGAGCCAGGGCGGTGGACATCAACAGCAGATTTAGCCCTTAGACACGCAGCGAGCACAGCCTTGTCCTAGCATTTCACAAAGGGCTCGTACTTTGAGAGACAGTCTGAGTTCGTAGATTCAGACAACCCTACATCTTGTAAAATAGATTCAGAAATATGAGAAGAGAACGAGAACCAGTTGATGCGTTTAAGTTTATATTTATGTGACTGAAATAGGGCTATTAGTACTGAAACTCCTATTCTAGAAATAACGGGGAAGTGATTGCTGCCCAAAGAGTCGTTCCAAACCCCCAAGAAGAGAGTGTTTATAGATTCGGAGAAATGAAGGTCACATCAATCATTGATGGCGGGCTTCCAGAACGGGTGCGACTGGTGGGTTCACCTGTGTTGAGGGGAATCAGGTCTGTCTTATCCAAGACAGAGCAAAGTTCAATTCCTCCTCTAAAATTATGCGAGCTGCCCAAAAGAGAATTGTGGTAGTTAAAGTCACCGCTTATGACGACCGAGCTGCAATTCGCATCTTTAATGAAGTCGAAAAGTTGGGTTCACGTCACGGAAGTTATAACATTAGTGGGGGTAGGCACCCTATAAACTGAAACAATAAGAAGCTCCCCTAGTAAGGTACCAATTGAGATGGCTAAAGTTTCAAGTTTGTCCTCCATGCTAGGGATAGAGGTGTTCCGCGAGAAAGTGATCCCGCTTTAAAAGGCGATAGCCAGCCCACCACGGCTATTACTGAGTCTATCCGCCCTGATAATGTTgaagtctttaatttaaaaattttgtttggaagtAGGCTTTAAAAAGGTTTCTGAAAAAAGGATAATATCAAACTTGTCCCTAATGTTTGAAAGGTCGCCCTGTTTATTCAGGGCTCCCCGACAATTCCACTGGGCGATTCTTAAATTACTGAGTTGAGCcattgttttaaaaagaattttctaggtTCGTCACACTGCGTATTAAAGTATTTAGACTATTTTTCCCCTCCTCTGAATCAAGAAACCCCGAGAATTAGATCCCGAGTAGGTTCATCAGGGCAGATAGGATCGTGCTAACAGTCGGAGAGTTGAGCAATTTCAAAAGGgtagaaaaagaagaaagagagGCGAACGGTGGGTTGAGAATGGAGGAAGAGTCCTTTAAGGGGTTAAGGGCACAACCGTTGGGTAAGAAGCTTTTTGATCGTCCGTTGTTATGAAGGTGGGCGAAAGATGGACCGGCTGAAGGTCCCTTGTACGAGGAAGGTTGGGAGCTGACCTTTGAGGAAGCTGTAGTCTTGGGATTGGATACCGAATGCCTTCCTGGAGTTTGAGATGAGAATTTCGGAGGGTGAGTTGAAGCTTTTACTGTTAACTTGGCATATGATTGCTTGGAATGCTGAGGGCTAAAAATGTTGAATGAGGGCGCCGGAGCATCATTCAGCTCTGGAAACATAGAAAAATTCCATGGTTGGGAGAAGTTAGAGGATGAGGGTGGAGCAGGAGTCGCGTCATCAGCGCTCTTCCTTGATTTTAGAATAGCTTTAGCCTCCTTGAAGGTCATCTTATACTTcatagtaaaaatacgatgctCTCTTTGGAAAATGAATTCCGGATAACCTTTGTAAGCTGGCATGTGATCGCCCTTGCAGTTCACGCATTTAGGCTTGCCTGTCTCGTTAGGGCAGGGATTGGATTCGGTGTGGGCATCTGAAGATCCACAGCGTTGGCAGCGTTGgctggatttaaaatttttgctgaTGTGTCTAAAACGAAGGATATTGAGACACATTCTTCGTTGAGGGATGTAGGAGTCAACCTGAAAAGAGGCCAAAAAGAGAAAGACTCTTTCTGGAAGACATGTTCATTTAAATGTGATAAGGGCAATCTTTGAGTATTCAAATTTAAGTTCCTGGGTTTCGGGGTCTTTCATTTTTCTGTTTAGACGGAAGGCATCCAGAACCTTGACTCTGTCTCTGAGTGGACCTAAAATCTGAAGATTCTGAACAATTTCTTCCCTAAAAATCTCATGGGATACGCCGCATATTACACCCTGGCACGTTGCAAAACTGGCTGGAATGAGGGTTATTAAGCCGTTGATTTTTTGGGCGATTTCTTCCAGCAGCATGTTAGTTGACTTAGTGGACTTAGCCATGACCTTTAGTTTCCCGAAACCACTGCCACGGACGTCGCTAATATGGCCGAGaaagtatttttgtaaaagaCGGCCGGTCGTTTCGGCAGAAAGATCTTTTTTCGCGTTTTCCGAATTAATTTTACGTTGTATTATGATTAGGCACTCGCCTAACTCGAATTCGCTGCAGCGAAGTTGGGCGTGAACTTTAGGGAGCGAGTTCGTAGATCTTTCGGCACCGAGATTGGAATCGGTAATGGTTGCAGAAACCGTGGATGGaaccgatttttttttagaacgtCGAGGATCGAGGGTGGAATTAGTACGGGGTTCGCCACCGTTAGCTGTCACTGTCGTGTCTATAGTTTGTCATTTTCATTTATCTTTGTCG
This DNA window, taken from Belonocnema kinseyi isolate 2016_QV_RU_SX_M_011 chromosome 9, B_treatae_v1, whole genome shotgun sequence, encodes the following:
- the LOC117179704 gene encoding uncharacterized protein LOC117179704 isoform X3, yielding MEWVSAESSSEDESESEQEETQMPVTMREPPEISWENTLGAPNGVPFDEETKVLLRDCLKVSISPQTTLAELIKRSDSFPISFPINTPRCFALNSRGIGTDILEMNANSVYPLIHEGMLPLIAGWLKYKRQYGSGVEKAMYKNMGLIQFIQRLLEKRAVCFLNPCDSYMLIDKTRGDGGWESVGTEVEKEPLVLAKVLSYDEIKLSAMMVLSSHTEFINDGSRENRGVVSPDPKAVQPRGVIMGPVGSRFERSQVMEYQDALITPLQNNMDNGYGPDIDGTTEENRGLRVVWAKFYGEEYHPLYEEAMRKLKSEDNKRYILIRNQLIFDIENYMKRTLLSVEIILLEANTRAEKQNTTAFVHVVGFGLGVWKIMQHQEIYFLKTFEIAIKKMNKKLKYVSDIMFSYLRSQKCGDVGDGDYLGDIKIHFAMREPHSRLIGSVDAKKLLVVTYAADGNSLPGNCFWQGFLSASGDPAAACSTQIAELHTARINPRVNGDGLHIVSPEHGILHISDYAKLHLA
- the LOC117179704 gene encoding uncharacterized protein LOC117179704 isoform X2, producing MSFFGCCFRRSESEQEETQMPVTMREPPEISWENTLGAPNGVPFDEETKVLLRDCLKVSISPQTTLAELIKRSDSFPISFPINTPRCFALNSRGIGTDILEMNANSVYPLIHEGMLPLIAGWLKYKRQYGSGVEKAMYKNMGLIQFIQRLLEKRAVCFLNPCDSYMLIDKTRGDGGWESVGTEVEKEPLVLAKVLSYDEIKLSAMMVLSSHTEFINDGSRENRGVVSPDPKAVQPRGVIMGPVGSRFERSQVMEYQDALITPLQNNMDNGYGPDIDGTTEENRGLRVVWAKFYGEEYHPLYEEAMRKLKSEDNKRYILIRNQLIFDIENYMKRTLLSVEIILLEANTRAEKQNTTAFVHVVGFGLGKFDKRVWKIMQHQEIYFLKTFEIAIKKMNKKLKYVSDIMFSYLRSQKCGDVGDGDYLGDIKIHFAMREPHSRLIGSVDAKKLLVVTYAADGNSLPGNCFWQGFLSASGDPAAACSTQIAELHTARINPRVNGDGLHIVSPEHGILHISDYAKLHLA
- the LOC117179704 gene encoding uncharacterized protein LOC117179704 isoform X1 yields the protein MEWVSAESSSEDESESEQEETQMPVTMREPPEISWENTLGAPNGVPFDEETKVLLRDCLKVSISPQTTLAELIKRSDSFPISFPINTPRCFALNSRGIGTDILEMNANSVYPLIHEGMLPLIAGWLKYKRQYGSGVEKAMYKNMGLIQFIQRLLEKRAVCFLNPCDSYMLIDKTRGDGGWESVGTEVEKEPLVLAKVLSYDEIKLSAMMVLSSHTEFINDGSRENRGVVSPDPKAVQPRGVIMGPVGSRFERSQVMEYQDALITPLQNNMDNGYGPDIDGTTEENRGLRVVWAKFYGEEYHPLYEEAMRKLKSEDNKRYILIRNQLIFDIENYMKRTLLSVEIILLEANTRAEKQNTTAFVHVVGFGLGKFDKRVWKIMQHQEIYFLKTFEIAIKKMNKKLKYVSDIMFSYLRSQKCGDVGDGDYLGDIKIHFAMREPHSRLIGSVDAKKLLVVTYAADGNSLPGNCFWQGFLSASGDPAAACSTQIAELHTARINPRVNGDGLHIVSPEHGILHISDYAKLHLA